The Lonsdalea populi genome window below encodes:
- a CDS encoding putative virulence factor, with translation MKPLTPKQLSSRLNRQLQSVSQGVDEAIAWLDDTRRNVPRLDMEADRLSIKLRSSRNKARDLMDSATKEIAMGFFGLSQAGKSYLISSLAAGENGRLETSVGGLTLDYQTHLNPTGQSSAFVTRFTRQTEGKNTPNPVQLQLLNEADIARIMANAFLYHRRTPANEALDEQHIAEHLKMLAMHRQTTPVPGMDSDDVVALWDYLARHDARRQTILAGQFWPTAVELAPFLSVDDRASLFALLWAEQADITSAYRYFAYTLQHLSSARKVLAPLSVLVDESMHADGGILNASLFDRLNSPADMSVQVRPIVGGRAAKTVELSLAELMMLTAELQIPLLNAPRETLFEQVDLLDFPGFSLVNDEPNVDNEKDFSRPLRSAPHPLAQTLLYAKRAYLLERYTDSQEMNVLLVCTAAAGKQDVKTVGKALDYWVRHTQGENPQIRSRRKPGLIWAVTKFDRRFTHGHNNDEAVQRYVGNPGDAWGTMLALDKRGVNRMAAWLDAEVRREVKLNRVNEQLSELQRELTENLLGSWYQPAGADAPAKKQQIAESMLKALQTRTGVHGEMLERLLPSRDELRRLYLQQSDLSPRSYSAYPDDVDAAAPPASYEPFGVGLEIDLFSDEPVSEEPNDAKELKSPEPDIADSQGYEAEFARSVYRYWITHLRNLPENDAVIELLGVARPTIEMLVEELITAGIRLKIEEELLTVLVNAEQSDLNRENKTDRQVSRALTVLGDFVAWLGFQRVKETERPESRVNKGQKIFARPEKQAGSFGAAQRLTRLSVTPTNSTAYYIYDWLIGLNETIIRNAGYAAGRDIRPKQRERLGQVLALIKSDA, from the coding sequence ATGAAACCATTAACGCCCAAACAACTATCGAGCCGACTTAACCGTCAGTTGCAGTCCGTCTCTCAGGGCGTCGACGAAGCGATAGCCTGGCTGGACGATACGCGCCGTAATGTTCCTCGTCTGGATATGGAAGCGGATCGCCTGAGCATCAAACTGCGCAGCAGTCGCAATAAGGCGCGCGATCTGATGGACTCCGCCACCAAAGAGATCGCGATGGGCTTTTTCGGCTTGTCGCAGGCGGGCAAGTCCTACCTGATTTCGTCTCTGGCCGCCGGTGAAAACGGTCGGTTGGAAACCAGCGTCGGCGGATTGACGCTGGATTACCAAACACACCTCAACCCGACGGGTCAGTCTTCGGCGTTTGTGACGCGTTTTACCCGCCAAACAGAAGGTAAAAACACGCCGAACCCGGTTCAACTGCAACTGCTGAATGAAGCGGATATCGCGCGGATTATGGCGAATGCGTTTTTGTATCACCGTCGCACTCCGGCGAATGAAGCGTTGGATGAGCAGCACATCGCCGAGCACCTGAAAATGCTGGCGATGCACCGGCAAACCACGCCGGTTCCTGGTATGGACAGCGACGACGTGGTCGCGCTGTGGGACTATCTGGCGCGTCACGACGCCAGGCGTCAGACAATTCTGGCCGGTCAGTTCTGGCCGACTGCGGTTGAGCTGGCGCCTTTCCTGAGCGTGGACGATCGCGCCAGCCTGTTCGCCCTATTGTGGGCCGAGCAGGCCGACATCACGTCCGCCTATCGCTACTTTGCCTATACGCTGCAACACCTCTCCAGCGCGCGAAAAGTGCTGGCACCGCTGAGCGTACTGGTGGATGAGAGCATGCACGCCGACGGCGGCATCCTGAACGCCAGCCTGTTCGACCGCCTGAATAGTCCGGCGGATATGAGCGTTCAGGTGCGTCCTATCGTGGGCGGCCGTGCGGCGAAAACCGTCGAACTGTCTCTGGCGGAGCTGATGATGTTGACCGCGGAGCTGCAAATTCCGCTGCTGAACGCGCCGCGTGAAACGCTGTTCGAACAGGTCGATTTACTGGATTTCCCCGGTTTCAGTCTGGTGAACGACGAGCCGAATGTGGACAATGAGAAAGACTTCAGCCGGCCTTTACGTAGCGCCCCCCACCCGCTGGCGCAGACCCTGCTCTACGCGAAACGCGCCTATCTTCTGGAGCGTTACACCGACAGTCAGGAGATGAACGTGCTGTTGGTGTGTACGGCCGCCGCCGGTAAACAGGATGTGAAAACCGTCGGCAAAGCGCTGGACTACTGGGTACGTCATACTCAAGGCGAAAACCCGCAGATACGTAGCCGCCGTAAACCCGGATTGATCTGGGCGGTCACCAAATTCGACCGGCGCTTTACGCACGGACACAACAACGACGAGGCGGTTCAGCGCTATGTCGGCAACCCCGGCGATGCCTGGGGAACGATGCTGGCGCTGGACAAACGCGGTGTGAATCGTATGGCGGCCTGGCTGGATGCGGAAGTTCGCCGCGAGGTGAAACTCAACCGCGTCAACGAACAGTTGAGCGAGCTACAGCGTGAGCTGACCGAGAATCTGTTGGGGAGCTGGTATCAGCCCGCGGGCGCGGATGCACCGGCGAAAAAGCAGCAGATTGCCGAGTCGATGCTGAAAGCATTGCAGACCCGAACCGGTGTTCACGGCGAAATGTTGGAACGTCTGTTGCCGTCGCGGGATGAGCTGCGCAGGCTGTATCTGCAACAGTCGGATTTGTCTCCGCGCAGCTATAGCGCGTATCCGGACGATGTGGACGCCGCTGCGCCGCCAGCGAGCTATGAACCCTTCGGCGTGGGGTTGGAAATCGATCTGTTTAGCGATGAGCCGGTCAGCGAAGAACCCAACGACGCCAAAGAGCTTAAATCCCCGGAGCCGGATATTGCGGACAGTCAGGGGTACGAGGCCGAGTTCGCTCGCAGCGTCTATCGCTATTGGATCACGCACTTGCGCAATCTGCCGGAAAATGACGCCGTCATAGAACTACTTGGCGTGGCCCGCCCCACGATCGAAATGTTGGTGGAGGAACTGATCACCGCCGGAATTCGTCTGAAAATCGAAGAAGAGCTGCTGACGGTTCTGGTGAACGCAGAGCAGTCGGACCTGAACCGGGAAAATAAAACCGACCGTCAGGTTTCCCGTGCGCTGACCGTGCTGGGCGACTTCGTCGCCTGGCTGGGCTTCCAGCGGGTGAAAGAAACGGAACGTCCGGAGAGCCGGGTCAATAAAGGGCAGAAAATCTTTGCCCGTCCCGAAAAGCAGGCCGGAAGTTTTGGCGCCGCACAGCGGCTGACGCGCCTGTCCGTGACGCCGACCAACAGTACGGCCTATTACATCTACGACTGGCTGATCGGTCTGAATGAAACCATTATCCGCAATGCGGGCTATGCCGCGGGACGGGATATCAGGCCGAAACAGCGTGAGCGTCTGGGACAAGTCCTGGCGCTGATCAAGTCCGACGCGTAA
- the pntB gene encoding Re/Si-specific NAD(P)(+) transhydrogenase subunit beta, with protein MSGGLVTAAYIVAAILFIFSLAGLSKHETSQQGNIFGITGMAIALLATILGPNADNVGWIIVAMAIGGGIGVHLARKVEMTEMPELVAILHSFVGFAAVLVGFNSYIDHGEITDPVLINIHMTEVFLGIFIGAVTFTGSVIAFGKLRGTISSKPLMLPNRHKLNLAALVVSFLLLLVFVNTGSVSLQVLSLLLMTAIALVFGWHLVASIGGADMPVVVSMLNSYSGWAAAAAGFMLSNDLLIVTGALVGSSGAILSYIMCKAMNRSFISVIAGGFGTDGAVSSASEEVGEYRETTAEEVAELLKGSSSVIITPGYGMAVAQAQYPVHDITAKLRERGINVRFGIHPVAGRLPGHMNVLLAEAKVPYDIVLEMDEINDDFTDTDTVLVIGANDTVNPAAQEDPNSPIAGMPVLEVWKAHNVIVFKRSMNTGYAGVQNPLFFKENTQMLFGDAKASVEAILKAL; from the coding sequence ATGTCTGGTGGATTAGTTACGGCAGCCTACATCGTCGCTGCCATATTGTTTATTTTCAGCCTTGCAGGGTTATCCAAACATGAAACCTCTCAACAGGGGAACATTTTTGGGATTACCGGTATGGCGATTGCGCTGCTGGCGACCATTTTGGGACCAAATGCCGATAACGTCGGGTGGATCATCGTGGCGATGGCTATCGGCGGCGGTATTGGCGTGCATCTGGCGCGCAAAGTTGAAATGACGGAAATGCCGGAGTTGGTGGCGATTTTGCACAGCTTCGTGGGTTTCGCTGCAGTATTGGTTGGCTTTAATAGCTATATCGACCACGGTGAAATTACCGATCCTGTTCTGATCAACATTCACATGACCGAGGTTTTCCTGGGCATATTCATCGGTGCGGTCACCTTTACAGGTTCGGTTATCGCTTTCGGGAAGCTCCGTGGAACCATCTCCTCCAAACCGCTGATGCTGCCTAACCGCCACAAGCTGAATCTGGCGGCACTGGTCGTATCTTTCCTGTTGTTGTTGGTCTTCGTGAATACAGGCAGCGTTTCCTTGCAGGTGCTGTCTCTGCTGCTGATGACGGCTATCGCACTGGTGTTCGGCTGGCATTTGGTCGCGTCTATCGGGGGCGCGGACATGCCGGTTGTGGTTTCCATGCTGAACTCCTATTCAGGTTGGGCCGCTGCGGCAGCGGGTTTCATGCTGAGCAACGACTTGCTGATCGTCACCGGTGCGCTGGTTGGTTCTTCCGGTGCCATTCTGTCGTACATCATGTGTAAAGCGATGAACCGCTCCTTTATCAGCGTCATCGCGGGCGGGTTTGGTACGGACGGCGCCGTCTCTTCAGCCAGCGAGGAAGTGGGCGAATACCGCGAAACCACCGCGGAAGAGGTGGCTGAACTGCTGAAAGGCTCCAGTTCAGTCATTATCACCCCGGGCTATGGTATGGCCGTCGCACAGGCGCAATACCCGGTTCATGATATTACCGCCAAGCTGCGAGAACGCGGCATCAATGTTCGTTTTGGTATCCATCCGGTCGCCGGACGTCTGCCGGGTCACATGAACGTGCTACTCGCCGAAGCCAAAGTGCCCTACGACATCGTGCTGGAAATGGATGAAATCAATGATGATTTCACCGACACTGACACCGTCCTGGTTATCGGCGCCAACGATACGGTCAACCCGGCCGCGCAGGAAGATCCAAACAGTCCCATCGCGGGAATGCCGGTTCTAGAAGTGTGGAAAGCGCACAATGTTATCGTGTTCAAACGCTCAATGAACACGGGTTATGCTGGCGTGCAAAACCCGCTGTTCTTCAAAGAGAACACGCAGATGCTGTTTGGTGATGCTAAAGCCAGCGTCGAAGCCATTTTAAAAGCGCTCTGA
- the ogt gene encoding methylated-DNA--[protein]-cysteine S-methyltransferase, protein MQTFLFDKISTPIGELMVVADKDHHLRALEWSEFEGKLHQTLKRRYRDSPVRLTPSANPGGLSETLQRYFAGELTAIDTLPVAAAGTDFQQQVWKALRDIPCGSVMSYGQLAARLGRPTASRAVGMANGANPICIVVPCHRVIGAGGALTGYAGGIQRKQWLLIHEGYLS, encoded by the coding sequence ATGCAAACATTTCTATTTGATAAAATTTCGACGCCAATTGGGGAACTGATGGTGGTTGCCGATAAAGATCACCACCTGCGCGCACTCGAATGGAGCGAATTTGAAGGAAAGCTGCATCAGACGCTAAAGCGTCGCTATCGCGATTCGCCCGTGCGGCTGACCCCCAGCGCTAATCCCGGCGGATTGAGCGAAACGCTACAGCGCTATTTCGCCGGAGAATTGACGGCGATTGATACTCTGCCGGTCGCGGCGGCGGGAACCGATTTTCAGCAGCAAGTGTGGAAGGCATTACGAGATATTCCGTGCGGATCTGTGATGAGCTACGGCCAGCTCGCTGCTCGTCTCGGACGCCCAACGGCATCACGCGCCGTTGGTATGGCGAACGGCGCAAATCCGATTTGCATCGTCGTGCCCTGCCACCGAGTCATTGGCGCAGGAGGGGCGCTGACCGGTTATGCCGGTGGTATTCAGCGTAAACAATGGCTACTCATACATGAAGGTTACTTATCATAG
- the pntA gene encoding Re/Si-specific NAD(P)(+) transhydrogenase subunit alpha translates to MRIGVPKERLTNEARVAATPKTVEQLLKLGFEVAIERGAGKLASFEDSAYEQAGATLLDTADIWQSDIILKVNAPEDDEVALTRAGSTVVSFIWPAQNPELLKKLADRQVTVMAMDSVPRISRAQSLDALSSMANIAGYRAIVEAAHEFGRFFTGQITAAGKVPPAKVMVIGAGVAGLAAIGAAGSLGAIVRAFDTRPEVKEQVRSMGAEFLELDFEEEAGSGDGYAKVMSEAFIKAEMALFAAQAKEVDIIVTTALIPGKPAPRLITREMVESMKPGSVIVDLAAQTGGNCELTVADKVTVTDNGVKIIGYTDLPSRLPTQSSQLYGTNLVNLLKLLCKEKNGEIDVNFEDNVIRGVTVVKSGEITWPAPPIQVSAQPQQAQPAAAAPKKPEAKPASPWNKYIILAVAIVLFGWLANVAPPEFLSHFTVFALACVVGYYVVWNVSHALHTPLMSVTNAISGIIVVGALLQIEHGGWVSFFSFIAVLVASINIFGGFTVTQRMLKMFRKN, encoded by the coding sequence ATGCGTATTGGTGTACCAAAAGAACGGCTAACCAATGAAGCCCGCGTGGCCGCAACGCCGAAAACGGTGGAGCAGTTGCTGAAATTGGGCTTCGAGGTAGCAATAGAACGTGGGGCTGGGAAGCTTGCCAGCTTCGAAGATTCCGCCTATGAACAGGCCGGCGCGACGCTCCTGGATACAGCGGATATTTGGCAGAGTGACATCATCCTTAAAGTGAATGCGCCGGAAGATGACGAGGTCGCACTGACTCGCGCTGGCAGCACCGTAGTCAGCTTCATCTGGCCCGCACAAAACCCTGAATTGTTGAAAAAACTGGCTGACCGTCAGGTGACCGTGATGGCAATGGACTCCGTACCGCGTATTTCACGCGCACAGTCTCTGGATGCCCTGAGTTCAATGGCCAATATCGCTGGTTACCGTGCGATCGTTGAAGCCGCCCATGAATTCGGCCGTTTTTTTACCGGACAAATCACCGCAGCGGGTAAAGTTCCTCCGGCGAAAGTCATGGTGATCGGAGCCGGCGTTGCCGGGTTGGCCGCTATCGGCGCGGCGGGGAGCCTGGGTGCTATCGTTCGTGCCTTCGATACCCGTCCTGAAGTGAAAGAGCAAGTGCGTAGCATGGGCGCAGAGTTTCTGGAACTGGATTTCGAAGAAGAAGCTGGCAGTGGCGACGGCTACGCCAAAGTGATGTCAGAGGCCTTTATCAAAGCGGAAATGGCGCTGTTCGCCGCCCAAGCGAAAGAGGTGGATATCATCGTCACCACTGCGCTGATCCCCGGTAAGCCTGCACCACGTCTCATCACCAGAGAGATGGTGGAGAGCATGAAACCTGGCAGCGTTATCGTCGATTTGGCCGCGCAAACCGGCGGAAACTGCGAACTGACGGTGGCCGACAAGGTCACGGTAACGGACAATGGCGTCAAGATCATCGGTTACACCGACCTGCCTAGCCGCTTGCCCACACAGTCTTCCCAGCTGTACGGCACCAACCTGGTGAACCTGCTGAAACTGTTGTGCAAAGAGAAGAATGGCGAAATTGATGTCAACTTCGAAGATAACGTAATTCGCGGCGTAACCGTCGTGAAAAGCGGTGAAATCACCTGGCCGGCACCACCGATTCAGGTATCCGCTCAGCCGCAGCAGGCCCAACCTGCCGCCGCCGCGCCGAAGAAACCGGAAGCGAAACCTGCCTCTCCGTGGAATAAATACATCATCCTCGCGGTGGCTATCGTCCTGTTCGGCTGGTTGGCCAACGTGGCGCCGCCAGAGTTTCTGTCGCATTTCACCGTGTTCGCGCTGGCCTGCGTGGTCGGATACTACGTGGTATGGAACGTCAGTCACGCGCTGCATACGCCGCTGATGTCCGTGACGAATGCCATTTCTGGCATCATCGTCGTCGGGGCACTGCTGCAGATCGAGCATGGCGGCTGGGTGTCGTTCTTTTCCTTTATCGCTGTACTGGTTGCCAGCATCAATATCTTCGGTGGTTTCACCGTCACTCAGCGCATGCTGAAAATGTTCCGCAAGAATTAA
- the ydgH gene encoding DUF1471 family protein YdgH encodes MKLRTRVIASTLLSILAFSAQAAQELTPEKAEAVKPFERITFMGRYNAIYEAAADASKRADEKGADAFYIQSTAEVNGGRWAVTVDLYHNDAPKVSDVTTYRAFSGVKELPKNEASQLEPFDTVTVNGYFPTQLDVTAAIGEAAQRKGAYAFFIARQVDINSRGNSQNITAFIYKKDAAKRHVQSSDVIPADSEAGKAALAAGGEAAKRVEIPGVATSSSLSSNVGNFFQTQSSSVGPRYTVTTKDGNRIQELNNATAAQMVPFDSVSIRGRFSTPTEMTEAIAKRAADKGAKYYHITKEWQDKADRYTISADLYK; translated from the coding sequence ATGAAGCTGAGAACTCGCGTTATTGCCTCCACCCTCCTCTCCATATTAGCGTTTTCCGCGCAGGCTGCGCAGGAATTGACTCCAGAAAAGGCCGAAGCCGTAAAACCCTTTGAACGTATTACCTTCATGGGGCGCTATAACGCTATCTATGAAGCGGCTGCCGACGCATCTAAGCGCGCTGACGAAAAAGGCGCAGATGCGTTTTACATCCAAAGCACGGCTGAAGTTAACGGTGGACGCTGGGCGGTGACGGTAGACCTGTACCACAATGATGCGCCCAAGGTTTCCGACGTCACAACCTATCGCGCATTTAGCGGCGTGAAAGAGCTGCCAAAAAATGAGGCGTCGCAGCTGGAGCCTTTTGACACGGTTACCGTGAACGGCTACTTCCCAACGCAGTTAGATGTTACTGCGGCGATTGGCGAAGCGGCTCAGCGCAAAGGTGCTTATGCCTTCTTTATTGCCCGCCAAGTTGACATCAACTCCCGCGGCAACAGCCAGAATATTACCGCTTTCATCTACAAAAAAGATGCGGCTAAACGCCATGTCCAGAGTTCGGATGTCATCCCTGCCGATTCCGAGGCTGGTAAAGCGGCGCTGGCCGCAGGCGGCGAAGCGGCTAAACGTGTGGAAATCCCTGGCGTGGCGACCTCTTCCAGCCTGAGCAGCAATGTCGGCAACTTCTTTCAGACGCAGTCCTCCAGCGTTGGTCCGCGTTATACGGTGACGACAAAAGACGGTAATCGTATCCAGGAACTGAACAATGCGACGGCGGCACAAATGGTGCCATTCGATTCCGTGAGCATTCGCGGACGGTTCAGCACGCCGACAGAGATGACCGAAGCTATTGCCAAGCGCGCCGCGGATAAAGGCGCGAAGTACTATCACATCACCAAAGAGTGGCAAGATAAAGCCGATCGTTACACGATTAGCGCTGATCTCTACAAGTAA
- the fnr gene encoding fumarate/nitrate reduction transcriptional regulator Fnr yields the protein MIPEKRIIRRIQSGGCAIHCQDCSISQLCIPFTLNEHELDQLDNIIERKKPIQKGQALFKAGDELKSLYAIRSGTIKSYTITEQGDEQITGFHLAGDLVGFDAIGNALHPSFAQALETSMVCEIPFETLDDLSGKMPNLRQQMMRLMSGEIRSDQDMILLLSKKNAEERLAAFIYNLSRRFAQRGFSPREFRLTMTRGDIGNYLGLTVETISRLLGRFQKSGTLAVKGKYITIEKIEALAELAGTARQKI from the coding sequence ATGATTCCTGAAAAGCGCATAATCCGACGCATCCAGTCTGGTGGTTGCGCAATCCATTGTCAGGATTGCAGCATCAGCCAACTCTGCATCCCCTTTACCTTAAATGAGCATGAGCTGGACCAGCTCGACAACATCATTGAAAGGAAGAAACCGATCCAGAAAGGACAAGCGTTATTTAAGGCCGGCGATGAGCTGAAATCCCTTTATGCCATTCGCTCTGGAACGATCAAAAGCTACACAATTACCGAACAGGGCGACGAGCAGATTACCGGATTTCATCTGGCTGGTGATCTGGTCGGGTTCGATGCCATTGGCAACGCTCTGCACCCGAGCTTTGCGCAGGCGTTGGAAACGTCGATGGTCTGCGAAATCCCCTTCGAGACGCTGGACGACCTGTCTGGAAAAATGCCCAATTTGCGTCAGCAGATGATGCGGCTGATGAGCGGTGAAATCCGTAGCGATCAGGACATGATCCTGCTGCTGTCGAAAAAGAATGCGGAAGAGCGACTGGCTGCCTTTATCTACAATCTGTCACGCCGCTTTGCGCAACGAGGCTTCTCTCCCCGCGAATTCCGTCTGACGATGACGCGCGGCGACATCGGTAACTATCTCGGCCTGACGGTCGAAACCATCAGCCGTTTGTTGGGCCGCTTCCAGAAAAGTGGGACGCTGGCGGTAAAAGGCAAATACATCACAATCGAAAAGATTGAAGCGCTGGCCGAACTGGCCGGAACTGCCCGCCAGAAAATCTAA
- the uspE gene encoding universal stress protein UspE: protein MAKYQNLLVAIDPNQDDQPALRRAVYLVQRLGGRIKAFLPIYDFSYEMTTLLSPDERVEMRQGVIAQRTEWIAQQSQYYRDMGIPIEIKVVWHSKPFEAIIQEVIACKHDLLLKMAHQHDRLEAVIFTPTDWQLLRKCPCPVWMVKDQPWPDGGQALVAVNLASEDPLHDPLNIKLVSETLDLARQVNQTDVHLVGAYPATPINVAIELPDFDPSVYNDAIRGQHLLAMKALRQKFSLDERLTHVEKGLPEEVIPDLAEHLQAGVVVLGSLGRTGLSAAFIGNTVEHVIDRLKCDLLAIKPDDFVSPLASGDSGDDNAPE from the coding sequence ATGGCGAAGTATCAGAATCTACTGGTCGCTATTGACCCTAATCAGGATGACCAACCGGCACTGCGTCGCGCCGTGTATTTGGTGCAACGGCTTGGCGGCCGTATCAAAGCGTTTCTGCCGATCTACGATTTTTCCTATGAAATGACGACGCTGCTGTCTCCCGATGAGCGGGTCGAGATGCGGCAAGGCGTTATCGCTCAGCGAACAGAATGGATTGCTCAGCAAAGCCAGTACTACCGGGATATGGGCATCCCCATTGAGATAAAAGTGGTTTGGCACAGCAAGCCGTTTGAAGCCATCATTCAGGAAGTCATCGCGTGCAAGCATGATCTGCTGCTGAAAATGGCGCACCAGCACGATCGATTGGAAGCGGTCATTTTTACGCCGACCGACTGGCAGCTGTTGCGCAAATGCCCCTGCCCGGTCTGGATGGTGAAAGATCAGCCCTGGCCCGACGGCGGTCAGGCGTTGGTGGCGGTTAACCTTGCGAGCGAAGATCCTTTACACGACCCACTGAATATCAAATTGGTCTCCGAAACGCTGGACCTCGCCAGACAGGTCAATCAGACCGATGTGCATCTGGTGGGGGCGTATCCGGCGACGCCCATCAATGTCGCCATTGAACTGCCGGACTTTGACCCCAGCGTGTACAACGACGCCATCCGCGGCCAGCACCTGTTGGCGATGAAGGCGTTGCGGCAAAAATTCAGCCTCGACGAGCGTCTTACCCACGTTGAAAAAGGATTGCCTGAAGAGGTGATCCCCGATTTGGCGGAACATCTGCAGGCCGGTGTCGTCGTTCTCGGCTCTCTCGGTCGAACGGGTTTGTCCGCCGCCTTTATCGGCAACACCGTCGAACACGTGATTGACCGCCTGAAATGCGATTTACTGGCGATCAAGCCGGATGATTTCGTCTCTCCCTTGGCCTCTGGCGACAGTGGCGACGATAACGCGCCAGAATAA
- a CDS encoding ferritin-like domain-containing protein translates to MNLHDHACQHQREAHFTVNGFVELDSRQTLSQELDDIRTLLKKAMVLEHTVIPPYLTLLYTLNDDSDHWILNVIRSVVVEEMLHFVLVGNLLNAVGGSPEVNSPDFLPDYPAPLPFGIDDLEIQLHAFSPHAIHQAMQIEHPKYVRPEVVANHVCSDMTIGEFYVYIESRLRAAVKAFGEKAVFCGDANRQIAPEHFTYGAGSNVIPVYDLNSATEAVRVIYHQGEGSPNQLWLSDDGEIAHYYRFNEIYRGRRYVSCDTIASGPSGVQLTTGWEHAVKTHSGLKVSDYPAGDEQAAIVRFNRRYCELLEQLQQGLCGKPQKLMPALASMHALRDDFLHIVRMPYPGDNDYSCAPTFEYTPPKVTTSPSAVLDVSFSSNQSTLSTLMLAYASGDVQKAVACMSEHIVWDISGPIDVPYAGVFYGHDGFNRYWSLMEQTVEFSSIGTENVFFNGNEAMAYGGEQGITKTTRMPYSYDWAIRYEFNEDHKVVLMRQYFNPMRIQAALAASPTGGASGG, encoded by the coding sequence ATGAATTTACACGATCACGCTTGCCAGCATCAGAGGGAGGCTCACTTCACGGTCAACGGATTTGTCGAGCTCGACAGTCGACAAACGCTGAGTCAGGAGCTGGATGATATCCGCACTCTGCTGAAAAAAGCGATGGTGCTGGAACACACCGTCATCCCCCCTTACCTCACTCTGCTTTATACGCTGAACGACGATAGCGACCACTGGATATTGAACGTTATTCGCAGCGTCGTCGTCGAAGAAATGTTGCACTTCGTTTTGGTCGGTAACCTGCTCAATGCCGTGGGCGGTTCGCCGGAGGTCAACTCCCCCGACTTCTTGCCGGACTATCCTGCGCCGCTGCCGTTTGGCATCGATGACCTAGAAATTCAGTTGCACGCGTTCTCTCCCCACGCCATCCATCAGGCGATGCAGATTGAGCATCCGAAATATGTCCGCCCCGAGGTCGTGGCGAATCACGTCTGCAGCGACATGACCATCGGCGAATTTTACGTCTATATCGAATCTCGCCTGCGGGCAGCGGTGAAGGCGTTCGGCGAAAAAGCGGTCTTTTGCGGCGACGCGAACCGCCAAATCGCTCCCGAACATTTTACTTACGGCGCGGGCAGTAACGTGATCCCGGTGTACGACTTGAACAGCGCCACTGAGGCGGTAAGAGTCATTTATCACCAGGGAGAAGGATCGCCGAATCAACTCTGGCTCAGCGATGATGGTGAGATAGCGCACTACTATCGGTTTAATGAAATCTACCGCGGCCGTCGTTACGTGTCTTGTGACACCATCGCCAGCGGACCGTCGGGCGTACAGCTGACTACCGGATGGGAACACGCCGTCAAAACCCACAGCGGACTCAAAGTCAGCGACTATCCCGCTGGCGATGAGCAAGCGGCGATCGTGCGGTTTAACCGTCGCTACTGCGAATTGCTTGAACAGCTTCAGCAAGGATTGTGCGGTAAACCTCAAAAACTGATGCCGGCGCTGGCATCCATGCATGCGCTGCGGGATGACTTTCTGCATATCGTTCGTATGCCGTACCCCGGCGACAACGATTATTCTTGTGCGCCAACCTTTGAATATACTCCGCCAAAAGTGACGACGTCACCGAGCGCCGTGCTGGATGTGAGTTTTAGCAGCAATCAGAGCACGCTGAGTACGTTGATGCTGGCCTATGCTTCCGGTGATGTACAAAAGGCGGTGGCGTGTATGAGTGAACACATCGTCTGGGATATTTCCGGCCCCATCGATGTTCCCTACGCCGGCGTTTTTTATGGGCATGACGGCTTTAACCGTTATTGGTCGCTGATGGAACAAACGGTGGAGTTCAGCAGTATCGGCACCGAAAACGTATTTTTCAACGGCAACGAGGCGATGGCCTACGGCGGCGAGCAAGGCATCACCAAGACGACGCGCATGCCCTACAGCTATGACTGGGCGATTCGCTACGAGTTTAATGAAGATCATAAGGTGGTGCTAATGCGTCAATACTTCAACCCGATGCGTATCCAGGCGGCGTTAGCGGCATCTCCTACGGGGGGCGCGTCGGGCGGTTAA